The Candidatus Desulfofervidus auxilii DNA segment CAAGGCCTGAAATAGTGGAAAAATGTATCAAAGAAGAGGCAGTGGATTACATTGCCATGGATGTAAAGGCACCTTTAGAAAAATACAAATTTATTACCCAAGTGAATGTAGATACAAATAAGATACTTCAATCTATAAAAATCATAAAATCATTTCCTGCTTACGAATTTCGCACCACTGTCTTTCCTGGACTGAGTATAGAAGATTATGAGGCCCTATTTCCTTTAATAAAGGAGGCAAAACGCTATTTTTTGCAGGAATGCCGTTTGCAAAATACCCTTCAGGACTGTTCTTCTCTTGTTCCTTTTTCTTCTAAAGAGATTAATTTTTTAAAGGAAAAGGCCTCTAAATTTGTGGATTATTGTGGGGTAAGAGGATAATGCTCAAACAAGTAATAAAGAGGGATGGAAGAACGGAAGTTTTTAAACCAGAAAAGATTGTGAATGCCATTTTAAAGGCCTTAAAGGCCATAAGTAAACCTGATTATTCTCTAGCAAAAAGGCTGAAAGACCAGGTGGTTACTATTTTAGAAAAACAGTTTAATGAAATGCACCCACCCACGGTAGAAGATATTCAAGACATTGTAGAATATGTTTTAGTAGATAACCGTCTTTATGAGGTAGCTAAAGCCTATATTCTTTATCGGCAACAGCACAAAGAATTAAGAGATTTTAAACGGCTATTAGACCCTACAAATTTGATCGAAACTTATATTGCTCAAACCGATTGGTTGGTAAGAGAGAACTCCAATATGACTTTTTCTCTTCAGGGTCTAAACAGCTATATCATCCGAAAGATAGTTTCTGAGTATTGGTTAATAAAAATTTTTCCAAAAGAAATAGCTGATGCCCATCGGTCAGGTGATATTCATATCCATGATTTGGATTTTTTGGGAGCATATTGTTGTGGTTGGGATTTAAGAGATTTGTTATTGATAGGATTTGGTGGAGTAGCAGGGAAAGTAGAGTCAAAACCAGCTAGGCATTTCCGCACTGCTTTAGGCCAAGTAACAAATTTCTTTTTTACCTTACAAGGTGAAACTGCTGGAGCCCAGGCATTCTCTAACTTTGACACTTACCTCTCCCCTTTTATTCGTTATGATGGGCTTAATTACAAACAGGTCAAACAGGCACTCCAAGAATTTTTATTCAATATGAATATTCCCACCAGGACAGGATTTCAAACTCCTTTTACTAATATTACGCTTGATTTGAAAGTTCCAGAGTTTATGCGAGATGAGGCAGTGATTGTCGGGGGTGAACTAAAAGATGCTACTTATGGCCAGTTCCAAAAAGAAATGGATATGTTTAATCAGGCATTTGCCGAGATGATGATAGAAGGAGATGCCAAAGGAAGGCCTTTTACCTTTCCTATTCCCACTTATAACCTGGTTAAAGAATTTGATTGGGAAAATGAAAACTATTTCCCCATCTGGGAAATGACCAGGCGCTATGGCATCCCCTATTTTGCCAACTTTGTTAGCTCAGATATGAAGCCAGAAGACACACGGAGCATGTGTTGCCGTTTACGTCTGGATTTGAGTGTGTTAAAAAAGAGGGGAGGGAGCCTCTTTGCCTCAAATCCCTTAACCGGCTCCATTGGGGTAGTTACCATCAACATGGCCCGGATTGGATATCTTGCAAAGGATGAAAAGGATTTTTTAAAGCGATTAGAAAGACTTATGGAAGTTTCAAAATTTGCTTTGGAAATAAAGAGAAAAGTAAT contains these protein-coding regions:
- a CDS encoding ribonucleoside triphosphate reductase; this translates as MLKQVIKRDGRTEVFKPEKIVNAILKALKAISKPDYSLAKRLKDQVVTILEKQFNEMHPPTVEDIQDIVEYVLVDNRLYEVAKAYILYRQQHKELRDFKRLLDPTNLIETYIAQTDWLVRENSNMTFSLQGLNSYIIRKIVSEYWLIKIFPKEIADAHRSGDIHIHDLDFLGAYCCGWDLRDLLLIGFGGVAGKVESKPARHFRTALGQVTNFFFTLQGETAGAQAFSNFDTYLSPFIRYDGLNYKQVKQALQEFLFNMNIPTRTGFQTPFTNITLDLKVPEFMRDEAVIVGGELKDATYGQFQKEMDMFNQAFAEMMIEGDAKGRPFTFPIPTYNLVKEFDWENENYFPIWEMTRRYGIPYFANFVSSDMKPEDTRSMCCRLRLDLSVLKKRGGSLFASNPLTGSIGVVTINMARIGYLAKDEKDFLKRLERLMEVSKFALEIKRKVIERLTDSGLYPYSKYYLKNIKARFGQYWKNHFSTIGLLGMNEALLNFSPLRCSIAEKKGRVFALKILDFMREKLLEFQKETGNNYNLEATPAESSSHRLALLDKEKFPDIITQGKGKGVYYTNSTQLPVDYTEDVFEALDLQDELQSKYTGGTVLHIFLGESLPDPLAIRSLVRKVVENYKLPYFTITPTFSICPNCGYLPGKVENCPRCGNRCEVFSRSVGYLRPVSQWNEGKQAEFKTRKTYVVSSRK
- a CDS encoding anaerobic ribonucleoside-triphosphate reductase activating protein; translated protein: MYIGGFQKISLLDYPQKICSIIFTVGCNFRCVYCYNRLLVLPEFYPKSLSFFEIKDYLKKRKGLIDAVVFTGGEPTIQPDLIERMLELKQLGFLIKLDTNGARPEIVEKCIKEEAVDYIAMDVKAPLEKYKFITQVNVDTNKILQSIKIIKSFPAYEFRTTVFPGLSIEDYEALFPLIKEAKRYFLQECRLQNTLQDCSSLVPFSSKEINFLKEKASKFVDYCGVRG